GAGGGAGCGGACGGTGTCGACGTGGTCGGCGGGTGCGGTGACGACGAGCGTCCCGACCTGCTCACCGTCCGAGGTGCGGGCGGTGAGCAGCCGGCGCGCGGCGTGCACGACGAGCGGTTCGCCACCGAGCGGCACGAGGGCCTTCGGCAGCGTGTGGCCGAGCCGGGAACCGCTCCCGGCGGCCGTGAGGACGGCGGCGACGCTCACCGGGACGCGGGGGCGAGGTGGGCGTGGCCGACGTGTTCGACGAGGGTCAGGACGCGAGGACCTCGTCGAGGATCGCCTCGGCCTTCTCCTCCTCGGTGTGCTCGGCCAGTGCGAGCTCCGAGACGAGGATCTGACGGGCCTTGGCGAGCATGCGCTTCTCGCCCGCGGACAGGCCGCGGTCGGCGTCACGACGCGACAGGTCGCGCACGACCTCCGCGACCTTGATGACGTCGCCCGAGGCGAGCTTCTCGAGGTTGGCCTTGTAACGGCGCGACCAGTTGGTCGGCTCCTCCGTGTACGGGGCGCGCAGCACCTCGAACACCCGGTCGAGGCCCTCCTGGCCCACGACGTCACGCACACCCACGAGGTCGACGTTCTCCGCCGGTACCTCGATGGTCAGGTCCCCCTGTGCGACCTTGAGCTTGAGGTAGATCTTGTCCTCTCCGCGGATGGTCCTGGTCTTGATCTCTTCGATCAACGCTGCACCGTGGTGCGGGTAGACAACGGTCTCCCCAACAGTGAAAGTCATCTGCAGGCGTCCCCTTTCGCAGACGTGTATCTTATCACGCCCGATTTGACTCCCCGACGGCGTGAGACCTGCATCACTGCAGGTCAGCGCGGTCCTCGTCGGCGGGACTGCATCCCCGACGCCTCGCCACGCGGGACGTCGGACCCACGACCTGGGCGAACGTCCCGGTAGGTTCCTCCCGGGCAGGTCGCGCGCGTGCGCCGCACCGGGCGCGCCCGCCGGACGGCTAGGCTTGCCGTGCGGTCGTCTACGGAGCCCGCCGGCAGCCGTCGGCACTCCCCGAGGGCGGCCGTCGACCTGACCGGATCCCCGCCACAGGGGCACCCGACGCCCCGAGGAGTCATCGTGACCTCGCCCCGCCCCCGCACCCCCCGGCTCCTCGCGCTCGCCGGCGCGACCGCCGCCGCGCTCGCGCTCGCGGGCTGCTCGGCCACCAACCCGATCACGACGCAGGACGAGTACGCGGCGTCCGACGGCGTGCGCGTCACGGTCGGCGAGATCCGGGGCGACAACCTGCTCGTGCTGTCCGACGGTGACGGCGCGCCCGGCGTGCTGCACGGGGGCCTCGTGAACGACGGCTCCGAGGACGAGCGCGTGACGTTCACGTTCGAGGGCGCCGAGCCGACGACGGTCGACGTCCCCGCGGGCGCCACGGTGCTGCTCGACGGCACCGACGAGGACGGCCGCGCCGACGTGCGGCTCACCGCGGTCGACACGATCCCGGGCGGTCTCGTCTCGCTGACGCTGGGCACCGACACGTGGGGCTCGTCGACGTTCGACGTCCCGGTCCTCGACGGCACGCTCCCCGAGTACGCGGGCCTGGTCCCGACGCCCACGCCGACCGCGACGCCCACGCCCACGCCGACGGCCACCGAGACGGCGGCCGTGGAGCCCACGCCGTCGCCGACGGAGACGTCGCAGGACTGACGCTCCCGCCCCGTACGCACGCGCACGAAGGCCCGACCGGATCGCCCGGTCGGGCCTTCGCCGCTCCCGGGACGCGCCCGGACGGCCGCGGTCAGCCGAAGCGGCCCGAGATGTAGTCCTCGGTGGACTGCTCGCGCGGCGAGGAGAAGATCGTCGAGGTGTCGTCGATCTCGACCAGGCGGCCCGGCTGGCCGGTGCCGGCGAGGTTGAAGAACGCGGTCCGGTCGGACACGCGCGCGGCCTGCTGCATGTTGTGGGTGACGATCACGATCGTGTAGCTCGCCTTGAGCTCGGCGATGAGGTCCTCGATCGCGAGGGTCGAGATGGGGTCGAGCGCGGAGCACGGCTCGTCCATGAGCAGCACCTGCGGCCGCACGGCGATGGCGCGCGCGATGCACAGACGCTGCTGCTGACCGCCGGACAGGCCCGAGCCGGGGCGGTCGAGGCGGTCCTTGACCTCGTTCCAGAGGTTCGCGCCGCGCAGCGACGCCTCGACGAGGTCCTGCGCGTCGCCCTTCGACATGCGGCGGTTGTTGAGCCGCACGCCCGCGAGCACGTTCTCGGCGATCGACATCGTCGGGAACGGGTTGGGGCGCTGGAACACCATGCCGACCTGGCGGCGGACCGCGACGGGGTCGATGTCGTTGCCGTAGAGGTCGACGCCGTCCATCGCGACGGTGCCCTCGACGCGAGCGCCCGGGATGACCTCGTGCATGCGGTTGAGCGTCCGCAGGAACGTCGACTTGCCGCACCCGGACGGGCCGATGAAGGCCGTGACCGAGCGGGGCTCGATGGCCATCTCGACGTCCGCGACGGCGCGGAAGTCGCCGTAGTAGATGTTGAGGTCCTTGACGTCGATGCGCTGAGACATGCGGGGTCCTTAGCCGAGGTTCTTGGGAGCGAAGAAGCGGGTGATGAGGCGCGCGACCAGGTTGAGCAGCATGACGATGAGGATCAGCGTCAGCGCGGCGGCCCAGGCCCGGTCGTAGTTGATGGTCGCGACGCAGTCGACGGCGTCCGGCGCGCACGGCACGAGGCCCTGCTGGTACTGCCGGTACACGTAGACGGGCAGCGTCATCATGCGGCCCTCGAACAGGTTGAAGTTGATCGAGTCGATGACGCCGACCGTGACGAGCAGCGGCGCGGTCTCGCCGATGACGCGCGCGATGGCGATCATCACGCCCGTGCCGATGCCCGCGACGGCGGTGCGCAGGACGACCTTGACGATCGTGAGCCAGCGGGGGACGCCGAGCGCGAGCGCGGCCTCGCGCAGCTCGTTGGGCACGAGCCGCAGCATCTCCTCGCAGGACCGCACGACGACCGGGATCATCAGGACGGACAGCGCGACCGACCCGACGATGCCCATGCGGACACCCGGGCCGAGGATGACGGCGAACAGCGCGTACGCGAACAGGCCCGCGACGATCGACGGGATGCCCGTCATGACGTCGACGAAGAACGTCACCGAGCGCGCGAGCGCGCCGCGCCCGTACTCGACGAGGTAGATGGCGGTGAGCAGGCCGATCGGCACCGAGATGAGCGTCGCGAACAGCGTGATCTCGACCGTGCCGACGATCGCGTGGTAGATGCCGCCGGCGTCCATGCCGCCGAACACGCCGCGCATCGAGTGCGTGAGGAAGTACGCGTCGAACCGCTCGATGCCGTTCGCGATCACGGTCCACGTGACCGAGACCAGCGGCAGCATCGCCACGGCGAACGCGGCGACGACGAGCCCCGTCATGAACCGGTCGCGGCGACGGCGACCCTTGTCGACGGTCGACAGCACCCGGCGCAGGTCGGCGTTCGCCGCGGGGGCGACCGGTGCGGTGGCGGCGGTCATCAGTTGGCTCCCGAGAAGTCCTTGCGGCGCGCGACGATCGCGCGGGCGGCCATGTTGACGAGCAGCGTGATGACGAACAGCGCGAGACCCGTCGCGATGAGCGCCGAGACGCCCAGCGGGTTCGCCTCGGGGAACTGCGCCGCGATGTTCGCGGCGATCGTCTGCTGCTGGCCGGCGGCGAGCAGGTAGAACGAGTAGAGGAACCCGGGCGACAGGATCATCAGGACGGCCATCGTCTCGCCCAGCGCGCGGCCGAGGCCCAGCATCGCGGCGGAGATGATGCCCGAGCGCGCGAACGGCAGCACGGCGGTGCGGATCATCTCCCAGCGGGTCGCGCCGAGCGCGAGCGCCGCCTCCTCGTGCAGCCGCGGGGTCTGCAGGAACACCTCGCGGCTCACGGCGGTGATGATCGGCAGCAGCATCACGGCGAGGACCAGCCCGACCGTCAGGATGACGCGCGCGGTGGGCGACACGTCGCCGCCGAACAGCGGGATCCAGCCGAGGTACTCGTTGAGCCACGCCCAGACCGGCTGCACGAGCGGCGCGAGCACGAGCGCGCCCCACAGGCCGTACACGACCGACGGGATCGCGGCGAGCAGGTCGACCAGGTAGCCGAGGCCCGACGCGAGCCGGCGCGGCGCGTAGTGCGAGATGAACAGGGCGATCCCGAGCGCGATCGGCGTCGCGATCAGCAGCGCGAGCGCGGCGGCCAGGACCGTGCCGAACACGAGCGGGCCGACGAACGCGGCCAGCGAGTCCGCGCCGCGCAGCCACGTGATCTTCTCGGTCAGCTCGGCGGCCGGCGTCGTGAGCGCGGGCCACGCGCGCAGCACGAGGAAGACCGCGACCGCGGCGAGGACGACCAGGATGAGGGTGCCCGCGCCCGTCGCGGCCCAGCGGAACACGCGGCTCGCGCCCCGGTCCCGCACGCGGCCGGAGCGGCGCAGGGGCGGGGCGGTGCGCGACGGCGGCCCGTCGCTGCGTCGGCCCGCCGTCGGGGGGCTCGTCGTACTGGTCACGGTTCTCCTGTGAGATCGAAGAGGGGCGACGTGCGAGGAGCCGGTGACCGACCCGCATCCCCCCGGTGCGGGCCGGTCACCGGCGTGCCGTCACGCGGCGGCGATCGCCTCGACGGCAGCCTGCGCGTCGGCCGCGAGCGCGTCCGACAGGGGCGCGGAGCCCGCGGCCTGGGCGGCGGCCTCCTGGCCCTCGGTGCTCACGACGTAGCCGAGGAAGCCCTTGACCAGGTCGGCCGTCGCGGCGTCCTCGTACTGGAGGCACGCGACCGCGTACGAGACGAGGAACAGCGGGTAGGCACCCGACTCCGTGGTCTCCCGGTCGATGTCGATCACGATGTCGTGCTCGGTGCGGCCCTCGGCGCGCGGCGACGCGTCGAGCGCGGCCGCGACGGCGTCCGCCGACGGGGCCACCCACTCCTCGCCGACCTTGATCGACGCCTTGCCGAGCGAGCCGGCGGCCGACTCGTCCGCGTAGGTGATCGTGCCGTTGCCACCCTGGACCGTCTGGATCACGCCGGACGTGCCCTGCGCGGACTCGCCGCCCTCGAGCGGCCAGTTGCCGTCGGCCTCGTGGGCCCACGCGCCGCCCGACGCCTTGCCGAGCCAGTCGGTGAAGTTCTTCGTCGTGCCCGACTCGTCGAGGCGGTGCACGGGCGTGATCGCGACCGCGGGCAGCTCCGTGTCGGGGTTCTCAGCGGCGATCTCCGGGGCGTCCCAGCTGGTGATCGTGCCCTGGAAGATGCCGGCGATGGTCGTCGCCGAGAGGTTGAGCTCGGTGATGCCCTCGAGGTTGAAGACGACGGCGATGGGGCTGACGTAGACGGGGATGTCGATCGCGTCGGCCGAGCAGGTCTCCTGCGCGGTCGCGAGCTCCTCCTCGTCCAGGGCCGAGTCGGTGCCGGCGAACTGCACGGCGCCCTCGAGGAACTGGGTGCGGCCGCCGCCCGAGCCGACCGGGTCGTAGTTGACGGTGACGTCGGGGTTGCCGCTCTGGAAGCCGGCGCGCCACGCGTCCATGGCCTTCTCCTGCGACGAGGCGCCCGCACCGTTGAGCTCACCGCTGAGGGTGCTGACGCTCTCGTCGGACCCGGAGGTCGCGTCGCCGGAGCCGGTCGGGTCGTCCGATCCGCACGCCGCGAGGGCGAGGGCGAGAGCGCCGGTGAGGGCGACCGCCCCGGCGCGGCGGTGGAGGGAGAGCTTCACTGTGGGTCCGTCCTTTCGTGCGCGCACCGGGGTGTGCGCGGCGAGGCCGACGGTAGGAAGCCCACGTGACGCGCCGGACGGCGGTGGGTGAACCCGGGGTGAACGGTGGCCGACGAAGTGCGCGGCGGTGTCCGGGGACGTGTCCCTGGTGGGACTACGCCTCTTCGAGCTTGTAGCCCAGGCCGCGGACCGTCAGCAGCAACGTGGGGTTGGCCGGGTCCTCCTCGATCTTGGCGCGCACACGCTTGACGTGGACGTCGAGCGTCTTGGTGTCGCCGACGTAGTCGGAGCCCCAGATGCGGTCGATGAGCTGCCCGCGGGTCAGGACGCGTCCGGCGTTGCGCAGCAGCATCTCGAGGAGCTCGAACTCCTTGAGCGGGAACGGCACGACCTCGCCGCGCACCTTCACCGTGTGCCGGTCGACGTCGAGCTCGACGGGTCCGCTGACGAGCAGCTCCTCCTCGACGGCCGGGCCGGCCGGTGCGGCGGCGGCCCCGGCGGTCACGGCGGCCTCCCGGCGGCGCAGCACCGCACGCATGCGGGCGAGCAGCTCGCGCGACGAGTACGGCTTGGTGACGTAGTCGTCGGCGCCGAGCTCCAGGCCGACGACCTTGTCGATCTCGTCGTCCTTCGCGGTGAGCATGATGACGGGCACGTCGCTCGTCAGGCGCAGGCGGCGGCACACCTCGGTGCCGGGCAGGCCGGGCAGCATGAGGTCGAGCAGCACGAGGTCGGCGCCGTGCTCCTCGAACCGCTCGAGCGCCTCGGGGCCGGTCGCCGCCGTCACGACGTCGTACCCCTCGCGCTCGAGCTGGTACGTCAACGGCTCCCGGTACGACTCCTCGTCCTCGACGAGCAGGATGCGGGTCATGAGGCGTTCCGCCGCACGGTGTCTCCCTGGGGGATGGTCGCGGACGGCGGCAGGTCGACGACGTCCGAGGAGGTGAGGTCGGCGCGCGGCAGGCGGATCGTGAACGTCGACCCGCGGCCCGGCTGCGACCAGACGGCCACGTCGCCGCCGTGGTCCGCGGCGACGTGCTTGACGATGGACAGGCCGAGCCCGGTGCCGCCCGTGTCGCGCGAGCGCGCGGGGTCGACACGGTAGAACCGCTCGAACACGCGCTCCTGCTCGGCGGCCGGGATGCCGATGCCCTCGTCGACGACGGCGATCTCGACGAGGTCGTCGACCTCGCGCACGCCGACCCCGACGTGCGCGGCCTCGCCCGAGTAGGCGACCGCGTTGTCGACGAGGTTCCGCACCGCGGTGACGAGCAGGTCGTGCTGGCCGAGGACGCGGGTCCCGCGCACGCCGCCGATGTCGAGCCGCACCTTCTTCGCGTCGGCGCGCGTGCGGGCGCGGTCGACGGCCTCGGTCAGCACCGCGTCGACGTCGACCATCGCGACCTGGCCGACCGCACCGGCCACCTGGAGGCGGGACAGCTCGATGATCTCGTGCACCAGCGCGGACAGGCGCGCGGCCTCGGCCTGCATCCGGTCGGTGAAGCGGCGCACGGCGTCGGGGTCGTCGGCCGCGTCGTGCACGGTCTCCGCGAGGAGCTGCAGCGCCCCGACCGGTGTCTTGAGCTCGTGCGAGACGTTGACGACGAAGTCGCGGCGCATCGCCTCGATCCGGCGGGCCTGCGTGAGGTCCTCCGCGAGCACGAGCACGTGGCGGGGCGTCACCTGCGCGACGCGGACCTGCACCATGAGGATCCCGGAGCCGACCGGACCGCGCGGGACCTCAAGCTCCTCGTCGAGGATCACGCCGTCGCGGCGCACCGCCGCGATCATCTCCCGGATGGACGCCGGCACGATCCGGCCGTCGCGGACCAGGCCGAGCGCGTGCGCGGGCGCGCTGGCCCGCACGACCGTGTCGTCCTCGTCGAGCACGATCGCCGCCGAGCGCAGCACCGCGAGCGCGCGCACCAGGCCGTCGTCGAGCTCGGGCTCCGGCTGGGGCGCCGGGACCTTCTGGGCGCGCTCGCTCACGCGGAACGCCAGGGTGGCCCCGATACCGGTCAGCAGTCCGAGGCCGCCGGCGAGGAGCAGCGCAAGGCCGTCGAACCCGTCCACGCCCCCAGGGTAGGCCGCGAACGGCGGCGCACCGGCGACGGCGCACGTCTGCGCCGGGACCGTCGCCCAGCGTTCACCGAGCCGTCCGCGGCCGTTCACCGCCCGCCGGGAACGAGGTCGCGGAGCCGTCAGCCGAACGTCTCCAGCAGCGTCGAGCGCTCGCCCTCGGTGAGGTTCGTCGCGACCAGCGTCGAGTGCAGGCCGTGGAACCGCTCGCCGAGGCGGTCGAGGTCGCCGTCGGTCGTCACCGCGCACAGCAGCGACGTGCCGGGCGTGACCTGCTCGCGGATGGTGTCGAGCTGGGCCTGGTCGATGCCGACGGCCGCGACGGCCTTCGAGATCGAGCCGATCGCCGCACCCGCCGCCGCGCCGAGCAGCGGCACGAAGAAGATGCCGCCGAACAGCAGCCCCCAGAAGGCACCCCAGCCCGCACCGCGCTTCTTGTCGTCGTTGCTGTGGTGCACGTCCGGGCGGGACGCGTCCGCGGGCCACTCGACGAGCGCGTGGTCCACGATCGTCACGAGCCCGTCCTTCGCGGCCTCCTTGAGCGCGGTCTCGGCGTGCTTCGCACCGTCCGGGGTGTCGAACTTCCACGCGGTGAACGTCGTCATCGTGCGCCTTCCCTTCGTCCGTCCGGCCCGTCAGGAGACGGCCCGCTCGACCTCCTCGCCGTGGACGATCAGCGCCCACAGCACCACGACGTCCAGCACGATCACCGCGAGCGACCACCACGGCGTGATCGGCAGGGACACGAACTGCGCGACCAGGTTGAGCACGACGAGCACGCTGGCGGTCCACCGGGCCCAGGCGGCGCCCGTGAACAGCACGAGGCCCAGCGCCGTCATCGCGGCGCCCAGGACGAGGTGCACCCACCCCCACGTGGACACGTCGACGATCGTCACGCCCTGGCCGGACCACGCGAGCACCTTCTCCTCCGAGAAGACGGCGATCAGGCCGGCGACGACGTTGAACAACCCGACGGTGAGGAGGCAGAACGCGCCGAACCACACCCACCCGACCCAACCCGTCACCGTGCGCGCCATCGCCTGCCCCTCTCGTCGCCGGCGCAGCCCCGTCCGGGCCGCTCGCCGACACTGTCGCGCGGCACGTCAGGACGTCGCCTCACCCGCGTCGGGTGACTGGACGGCGCGCGTCGGGAGCCGGTCGGCGCATATCACCCGACGGGCGTGAGGCGACCCCGCCACCCCCGCCGCGACGCTGGTCCGGTCGGTCCGACGAGGGAGCTGCCGTGCTCTACCACATCCGCGTGGACGGGTCGCCGGGGGGTGCCGACCTGGAGCAGCTGCTGCGTGAGCACGCCGACGTGGTGGCGACGCCGACCCCCGACGGGACGGTGCTGTCCTGCCGCCTGCCCGACACCGCGGCGCTCACCGGTGTCGTCGCGCTGCTGCACGACCTGGGTCTCGTGCTCGTCGAGGCGCACGCCGTCCCCGAGCCCGGCGAGGAGTGACCCGCGTCGCGCGACGCGCGGCCGCGCGGACGGCTAGAGCAGCCCGCGCTCCGCGGCGACGCGGATCGCGTCCCGCCGCCCGGCCACCCCGAGCTTGCGGTAGATCGAGCGCTGGTGGGTCTTCACCGTGTTCGTCGACACGAACAGCGCGGCGGCGATCTCCGTGGTGGTCATCGTCGAGCGCAGCCGCACGAGCACCTGGTGCTCGCGCTCGGTGAGGTCGAGGTTGCCCCACCCCCCGCGCTGGGCCCGGCGTGGGGCGTCCCCCGCGACGAGGCTCGCGACGAGCGCCTCGTGCGTGCTCCCCCACCGCAGGTGCTCGAGCAGCAGCTCGTGCAGGACCGGCTCGAGCTCGACGAACGGGCGGCGGACCCCGGCAGGCTCGGCGACGTCGAGCGCACGCTCCAGCAGCCGGTGCGCGGCGTGCTCGTCGTCGGCGGCGACGGCGAGCGCCCGCTGGAGGACGGCGACGACGTCGACCGAGGTGCGGCAGTGCCCCGTCGCGATCCGCCCCAGCAGGTCGAGGCTCGCGTGGTCCTCGGCTCCCGGCGCGCCGGCCGGGGTCGCGTGCCGCGCCCGCCCCGTGTCGCCCGCCCGCAGCGCGTCCTCCACCCGACGCCGCGCTCCCTCGAAGCCCGCGCGGTCGTCCTGCGCGTGGCACACCAGTGCGAGCGTCGCCGCGGCCCGGACCGCGACCGCCTGCTGCGCGGGACCCGCGAGGACGAGCGCGTCCTCCAGGTCGGCGCGCGCGTCACCGAGCCGGTCCTGCCAGTACGCGACGAGCCCACGGACCAGGTGAGCGGGCGCGAGAGCACCGGTGCGGACGCCGTCGGCCGCGAGGAGGTCGACCGCGAGCGCGTCCGCGACCCCGAGCTCGCCGGCGTCGGCGAGCAGCAGGGCGCGCTCCGCACGGCATGCGCTCGCGACCGTGGGCAGCCCGACCGCGTCGGCCGCCGCCGCGCCGTGCGCGAGGTGCGCGGCGGCCGCGGCCGGGTCGACGCCGTCGTGCGCCTCGGTGCGACCGAGCAGGTACAGCGCGAGCGCACGGGTCGGCGGTGCGACGTCGGGGCCGTCCACGTCGACGGTCGGCGCCCGGTGCTCCTCGTGCGGCAGGCCGTCCGGGCCGACGGTCGACCCGAGCGCGCCGACGAGCACCTGCGCGAGGAGCTCGTCGTCGGGACCCCACGACGCCACGGCCCGCTGGATGTGCGG
The sequence above is a segment of the Cellulomonas fimi genome. Coding sequences within it:
- a CDS encoding DUF7144 family membrane protein — its product is MARTVTGWVGWVWFGAFCLLTVGLFNVVAGLIAVFSEEKVLAWSGQGVTIVDVSTWGWVHLVLGAAMTALGLVLFTGAAWARWTASVLVVLNLVAQFVSLPITPWWSLAVIVLDVVVLWALIVHGEEVERAVS
- a CDS encoding CarD family transcriptional regulator yields the protein MTFTVGETVVYPHHGAALIEEIKTRTIRGEDKIYLKLKVAQGDLTIEVPAENVDLVGVRDVVGQEGLDRVFEVLRAPYTEEPTNWSRRYKANLEKLASGDVIKVAEVVRDLSRRDADRGLSAGEKRMLAKARQILVSELALAEHTEEEKAEAILDEVLAS
- the pstS gene encoding phosphate ABC transporter substrate-binding protein PstS, with product MKLSLHRRAGAVALTGALALALAACGSDDPTGSGDATSGSDESVSTLSGELNGAGASSQEKAMDAWRAGFQSGNPDVTVNYDPVGSGGGRTQFLEGAVQFAGTDSALDEEELATAQETCSADAIDIPVYVSPIAVVFNLEGITELNLSATTIAGIFQGTITSWDAPEIAAENPDTELPAVAITPVHRLDESGTTKNFTDWLGKASGGAWAHEADGNWPLEGGESAQGTSGVIQTVQGGNGTITYADESAAGSLGKASIKVGEEWVAPSADAVAAALDASPRAEGRTEHDIVIDIDRETTESGAYPLFLVSYAVACLQYEDAATADLVKGFLGYVVSTEGQEAAAQAAGSAPLSDALAADAQAAVEAIAAA
- the pstB gene encoding phosphate ABC transporter ATP-binding protein PstB, coding for MSQRIDVKDLNIYYGDFRAVADVEMAIEPRSVTAFIGPSGCGKSTFLRTLNRMHEVIPGARVEGTVAMDGVDLYGNDIDPVAVRRQVGMVFQRPNPFPTMSIAENVLAGVRLNNRRMSKGDAQDLVEASLRGANLWNEVKDRLDRPGSGLSGGQQQRLCIARAIAVRPQVLLMDEPCSALDPISTLAIEDLIAELKASYTIVIVTHNMQQAARVSDRTAFFNLAGTGQPGRLVEIDDTSTIFSSPREQSTEDYISGRFG
- the pstA gene encoding phosphate ABC transporter permease PstA, yielding MTAATAPVAPAANADLRRVLSTVDKGRRRRDRFMTGLVVAAFAVAMLPLVSVTWTVIANGIERFDAYFLTHSMRGVFGGMDAGGIYHAIVGTVEITLFATLISVPIGLLTAIYLVEYGRGALARSVTFFVDVMTGIPSIVAGLFAYALFAVILGPGVRMGIVGSVALSVLMIPVVVRSCEEMLRLVPNELREAALALGVPRWLTIVKVVLRTAVAGIGTGVMIAIARVIGETAPLLVTVGVIDSINFNLFEGRMMTLPVYVYRQYQQGLVPCAPDAVDCVATINYDRAWAAALTLILIVMLLNLVARLITRFFAPKNLG
- the pstC gene encoding phosphate ABC transporter permease subunit PstC is translated as MTSTTSPPTAGRRSDGPPSRTAPPLRRSGRVRDRGASRVFRWAATGAGTLILVVLAAVAVFLVLRAWPALTTPAAELTEKITWLRGADSLAAFVGPLVFGTVLAAALALLIATPIALGIALFISHYAPRRLASGLGYLVDLLAAIPSVVYGLWGALVLAPLVQPVWAWLNEYLGWIPLFGGDVSPTARVILTVGLVLAVMLLPIITAVSREVFLQTPRLHEEAALALGATRWEMIRTAVLPFARSGIISAAMLGLGRALGETMAVLMILSPGFLYSFYLLAAGQQQTIAANIAAQFPEANPLGVSALIATGLALFVITLLVNMAARAIVARRKDFSGAN
- a CDS encoding DUF1269 domain-containing protein → MTTFTAWKFDTPDGAKHAETALKEAAKDGLVTIVDHALVEWPADASRPDVHHSNDDKKRGAGWGAFWGLLFGGIFFVPLLGAAAGAAIGSISKAVAAVGIDQAQLDTIREQVTPGTSLLCAVTTDGDLDRLGERFHGLHSTLVATNLTEGERSTLLETFG
- a CDS encoding response regulator transcription factor — encoded protein: MTRILLVEDEESYREPLTYQLEREGYDVVTAATGPEALERFEEHGADLVLLDLMLPGLPGTEVCRRLRLTSDVPVIMLTAKDDEIDKVVGLELGADDYVTKPYSSRELLARMRAVLRRREAAVTAGAAAAPAGPAVEEELLVSGPVELDVDRHTVKVRGEVVPFPLKEFELLEMLLRNAGRVLTRGQLIDRIWGSDYVGDTKTLDVHVKRVRAKIEEDPANPTLLLTVRGLGYKLEEA
- a CDS encoding sensor histidine kinase, with the translated sequence MDGFDGLALLLAGGLGLLTGIGATLAFRVSERAQKVPAPQPEPELDDGLVRALAVLRSAAIVLDEDDTVVRASAPAHALGLVRDGRIVPASIREMIAAVRRDGVILDEELEVPRGPVGSGILMVQVRVAQVTPRHVLVLAEDLTQARRIEAMRRDFVVNVSHELKTPVGALQLLAETVHDAADDPDAVRRFTDRMQAEAARLSALVHEIIELSRLQVAGAVGQVAMVDVDAVLTEAVDRARTRADAKKVRLDIGGVRGTRVLGQHDLLVTAVRNLVDNAVAYSGEAAHVGVGVREVDDLVEIAVVDEGIGIPAAEQERVFERFYRVDPARSRDTGGTGLGLSIVKHVAADHGGDVAVWSQPGRGSTFTIRLPRADLTSSDVVDLPPSATIPQGDTVRRNAS